One Nocardiopsis gilva YIM 90087 genomic window, GACCGCGTACTACCCGGTCCAGGCCATCACGGTGCACCACAGCGCCTGGGAGATCGGGGACGACGGCGCCGCCGCCAACGTGCGGGCGATCTACCACCTCCACGCGGTGGAGAACGGGTGGGGCGACATCGGCTACCACCTGCTCATCGACCCCGACGGCACGGTCTACGAGGGGCGCTGGTCCGGAAGCGACCTGATGCCGATCTTCCGTACGATCCCGCTGCCCGGGCGGGCGGAGGCGGTGACCGCGGGCCACGTCTACCAGTTCAACTCCGGCAACATCGGGATCTGTATGCTCGGTGACTTCACCGACCGGATGCCCACCCAGAAGGCCCAGGACAGCCTGGTGCACACGCTGCGCGCCCTGTGCTGGATCACCGGCGTGGACCCGGTGGAGGAGGTCGAGTACGTCAACCCGGTGAACGGGAAGAAGGCCACCCAGCAGGGCGTGTCACGCCACCGCGACTGGCTTCCGACCGAGTGCCCGGGCAACACGTTCGCCGAGCACTTCGACACGGCGATCCGCCAGCGCGTCGCGCGCGGCCTGGTCTGACGGGCGTCGATCGCCCACCGAGCACACCACGGTGTCTCCGGGGACCAGAGCCGCCCCGGAGACACCCGCCGGATCGCGGTGTCAGCCCCGGCCCCGCCGCCACTCGGCGATGAGCAGCCAGATGAGGTAGAGCCCGCCGATGAGGCCGGTCGCGGTACCGACCGGAAGGGCCGCGGTGCTGAAGAGCCGCTGCACCGCGAAGTCGCCCACCAGCAGCAACAGCGCACCCATGAGGGCAGCCGGAATCAGGCCGGGACCCGGTGACCCGGTGAGGCGTTGGGCCAGCTGCGGGGCGGCCAGCGCCACGAAGAGGATCGGCCCGGTCGCGGCGGTCGCGATCGCGGCCAGCACCACGCTCACCGCGATGAGCACCAGCCTGCTGCGCTCCACACCGACGCCGAGTGCCTTGGCCGCGTCATCGCCCATGCCGAGCAGGGACAGGGCGCGGCCGTGGTAGACGGCGACCGGGAGGAGGACCGCCAGCGCCAGGCCGACCGCCACCGCCTGCTCGGTCCCGACCTTGTTGATGCTGCCGACCAGCCAGGCCTGGGCGGCCAGGGCGTCCGTCAGGCTGGCCCGGGTGATCAGGTAGGAGTTGGCGGCCAGCGCCATGGCGGCGATGCCGATGCCCACGAGGATGAACCGGCTGCCGCGCACGCCGCGGGTGAACGCCAGCAGGTAGATGATCACGGCGGTGACCACGCCGCCGACCAGGGCGCCCAGCGCGACCTGGAGCATGCTTCCGCTCACCAGCACGATGACGATGAGCGCACCGGTGGCCGCGCCGTTGGTGAAGCCGATGATGTCCGGGCTGCCCAAGGGGTTGCCCGACAGCCGCTGCAAAATGGCGCCGCTGACCGCCAGGGACGCGCCGACGAACAGCGCGGTGAGCAGGCGCGGCATGCGCAGCGTGAAGACGATGAACTCGTGGCCGGGACTACCTTGACCGGCCAGGACAGAGACGACCTCGGACGGGCTGAGGGGGAAGTCGCCGACGGTGAGGGCGAGGACGGCCATCCCGAGGAGTCCGGCGGCCAGCACCGCGCACGCCACGACCGTCCGGACATGGACGCGCAGCGCGACCCTCTCGCCCCGGGTACGCAGTGGGGCATACCCGGTCGGCGTTCCGGCGGATTCGGCGCGGGCGCGCGGGATGCGGGCGGGAGGACCCATGGTGGCGACCGACCGGTTGTGGGGCGCGCGCCCCTGCGGCGCGGTCACAGCGCGGCCAACCGGCGACGACGGCACAGGGCGATGAACACGGGAGCTCCGATGAAGGCGGTGACGATGCCGACCTGCAGCTCGCCCGGCGCGCCGAGCACGCGGCCCACGACGTCGGATCCGAGGAGCAGAATCGGGGCGAGCAGCAGGGAGTAGGCCAGCACCCAGCGCTGGTCGGGGCCGACGATCAGCCGGGCCACATGCGGGACGGCCAGCCCGACGAACGTGATCGGCCCGGCGGCGGCGGTGGCGGCCCCGCACAGGAGCATGACCGCGACGGCGCCGAGTACGCGGGTGCGCCTGATGCGGACGCCCAGGGCACTGCCCATCTGGTCGCCGAGCGCCAGGGCGTTGAGCGGCCGCGCGAGGGCCAGCGCGATGACCGTACCCACGATGATGAAGGGCGCGACGGGCAGCAGGACGTTGAAGTAGCGGCCGGCGAGCGACCCGACGTTCCAGAACCGGAACTCGTCGAACGCCCGCGGGTTGATCAGCAGCATGGCGCTGTTGAAGGCGTACAGCACGGCGGTGATCGCCGCCCCGGCCAACACCAACCGGTCCGGCGTCGCCGCCCGCCCCCCGGTCGACCCGATGGCGTAGACGACGACGGACGCCACCACGGCACCGGCGAAGGCGAACCACACATATCCGGTGACCGCCGAGACCCCGAAGAACGCGATCGCCACGACCACCCCGGTCGAGGCGCCCAGGCTCACCCCGAGAATCCCGGGATCGGCCAGCGGGTTGCGGGTGAGCGCCTGCATCAACGCGCCGGAAAGCCCCAGGGCGATCCCCACCAGCGCACCGAGAATCGTCCGGGGGATCCGGTAGTCGTGCACGATGACGGCCTCGCGGGATCCGTCAGGGTGCCACAGCAGCTCCCAGACCGTGGCTAAGGGAATGTCGCTGGTCCCCACCCAGATGCTGAGCAGGGCGACGCACCCCAGCGCCGCGAGCGCCACCGGTATCCCGAGACGGCGCACGATCGGATCACGGGAACGCCGCTCCGTCCGCTCATCGGGGTCGGCGACGCTCCTCTCCTGCGAGCGAGCGGTGACCGACACCGGCGACCTCCTGAATGGGCGACGCAGTCCCGAATTGTTCCTAAGGTGAGGCTAACCGAACCGCGATGCTAACGGAGATCGCGGGTGGGGATCAACGTTCTGAATAAATGCCGAATATCACGCGAACAAGGACTAATGGGATATCCCATCACCGCCGAGGAACGGACGATCGCTGGTCGCTCCCGGGATGTGGAGCCGACGCCCGAGCGACTCCTGCTCCGTGATGTCACGGTGGCCGACCGAGGGAGCCATGCGGCCACAGGGGAAGGAGTAGTGGGCGACACCCTCGGCCACCACCGCGTCGAGGGAAGGTTCACGGACGGCGGAGACCGCGCCCGTCGTGCCCACGGGTACCGGCCGCGACACGGCGCCCTCAGCGTCAGCCCGTTCCAGCCGCCCACAGCGACGGAGTCTTTCCAGCTCAGCCCTGTGACATCGCGTCGCGATGCGTCGATGGCGCCGAGCGGCGGCAGAGCGGCGCAGAGGGCATCACGCGACGCCCCGAACCCGCGCACTCACGCGCCGTAGATCTGGGAGTCCGATGAATGCGTGAAGTGCGATCTTAGACTAGCCTTACCTAACCGATTGCTAACCGTGCCGGGCGACCCGTCGGAGGTAAGTGGAGTGGTGCGCGCAGAAGAGCCTGCCGAAGGGGCGGGCGGCTCCGCAGCGAGTTGGACGGGGCGTCGCGTGGTGCTGCGCGCGGTTTCCGGGCAGCGGCGGTTGATCACCGGGGCATCCGTGCTCGCCGCTTCGCACCAGGCGTGCGAGGCGCTGGTCCCGGTCGTCATCGGTGTGCTGATCGACGAGGCGGTGTCGACGGGGTCGGTCGCCGCGCTCGTCCGCTGGCTGGTGATCCTGGCGGTGCTGTTCACGGTGCTCTCCTACAGCTACCGGTTCGCCGCGCGCGGTGCCGAGCGGGCGTCGGAACAGGCGGCGCACCGGCTGCGGATCGAGCTGGGTGAGCGGGTTCTCGATCCCCAGGGCGGTGCCGAGGCCGGGCGGTTGCCCGGTGCGCTGGTCAACATCGCGACCGAGGACGCCAAGCGCGTCGGCCGGGTCAACGGCGCGGTGCCGTTCGGCGTCGCCGGGGTGGCCGGGCTGTTGGTCAGCGCCGTCGCACTGCTGGTGATCTCGACCCCGCTGGGTCTGCTCGTTCTCCTGGGAACCCCTCCCCTGCTGTGGCTCGCGCACGTGATCGGTCGTCCGCTGGAGCGCCGCAGCGGCGTGGAGCAGGAGCGTGCCGCACACGCCTCCGGGACCGCGGCCGACCTGGTGTCCGGGTTGCGGGTCCTCAAGGGGATCGGTGCGGAGAACGCGGCGGTGACCCGCTACCGGGAGGCGAGCCGGAACTCTCTGGCCGCCACGCTGCGCGCCACGCGCGCCCAGGCCGGGCACGACGGGGCGCTCTTCGCCCTCACCGGAGGGTTCATCGCACTCGTCGCCCTGGTCGGCGGCCACCTGGCGATCGGCGGATCCATCAGCATCGGCGACCTGGTCGCGGCGGTCGGCCTGGCGCAGTTCCTCCTCGGTCCGTTCCAGATCTTCTCGTGGGTGAACGGAATGCTGGCCCAGGGCCGCGCTTCGGCCGAGCGGGTGGCCTCGGTTCTGGCGGCGCCCCCGGCGGTGGCGGCCGGTGACGGCCGACTGCCGCAGGAGGTCACCGGCCGCCTGCGGCTGAAGGGCGTCACGCACGGCGCGCTGCACGACGTGGATCTGGACATCGCCCCCGGACGCCTGACCGGTGTGGTCGCCCCCGACCCGGCCGCCGCCGCGGCCCTGTTGGAGTGCCTGGGACGCGACGCCGACCCGGCGACGGGCTCGATCGAACTCGACGGCGTGGAGCTGTCGGGACTCCACCCCAGCGACGTACGCGCCGCGATCCTGGTCGCCGCGCACGACGCCGACCTGTTCGAAGGCACGCTGTGGGAGAACGTGACAGCGGCCGTCTCCGGAGCGGCGGAGGAGAAGGCGGAGGACACCGATCCGAGCGCGGCGATGAGCGCGGGGGTCGGGCGGGCACTGACCGCGGCTGCCGCCGACGAAGTCGCCAGCACCCTGCCGCACGGCGTCGACACGACAATCACCGAGCGCGGCCGCTCCCTCTCCGGTGGCCAGCGCCAGCGCGTCGCCCTCGCCCGGGCGCTCGCCGCCGATCCGCCGGTGCTGGTGGTCCACGACCCGACCACGGCCGTCGACGCGGTCACCGAGTCCCGCGTCGCCTCCGAGATCGCCGAGGTCCGCCGGGGACGCACGACCGTGCTGGTCACGACCAGCCCGGCACTGCTCGCGGCGACCGACCGCGTGGTGGTGATCGACGGCGGCACCGTGACCGCCGCGGGCACGCACACCGAACTCCTGCACACCGACCCCGCCTACCGCTCGGCAGTGCTCACGTGAGCCCGGCCGCAGCCAGCACCAGCGGGACACCCCGGCGCGCGACATCGTGGCGCCGAGAACCCCATGTCCCCCACCGCCACCACTCTGACCACCAACGACCGCAGAGGGATCCCCGATGACCGCAACGTCTGATCCGGCACGGGAGCTGCTGCCCACCGCCACCGGGAAGCGGACCGCCGCGGT contains:
- a CDS encoding FecCD family ABC transporter permease codes for the protein MTAPQGRAPHNRSVATMGPPARIPRARAESAGTPTGYAPLRTRGERVALRVHVRTVVACAVLAAGLLGMAVLALTVGDFPLSPSEVVSVLAGQGSPGHEFIVFTLRMPRLLTALFVGASLAVSGAILQRLSGNPLGSPDIIGFTNGAATGALIVIVLVSGSMLQVALGALVGGVVTAVIIYLLAFTRGVRGSRFILVGIGIAAMALAANSYLITRASLTDALAAQAWLVGSINKVGTEQAVAVGLALAVLLPVAVYHGRALSLLGMGDDAAKALGVGVERSRLVLIAVSVVLAAIATAATGPILFVALAAPQLAQRLTGSPGPGLIPAALMGALLLLVGDFAVQRLFSTAALPVGTATGLIGGLYLIWLLIAEWRRGRG
- a CDS encoding FecCD family ABC transporter permease → MSVTARSQERSVADPDERTERRSRDPIVRRLGIPVALAALGCVALLSIWVGTSDIPLATVWELLWHPDGSREAVIVHDYRIPRTILGALVGIALGLSGALMQALTRNPLADPGILGVSLGASTGVVVAIAFFGVSAVTGYVWFAFAGAVVASVVVYAIGSTGGRAATPDRLVLAGAAITAVLYAFNSAMLLINPRAFDEFRFWNVGSLAGRYFNVLLPVAPFIIVGTVIALALARPLNALALGDQMGSALGVRIRRTRVLGAVAVMLLCGAATAAAGPITFVGLAVPHVARLIVGPDQRWVLAYSLLLAPILLLGSDVVGRVLGAPGELQVGIVTAFIGAPVFIALCRRRRLAAL
- a CDS encoding ABC transporter ATP-binding protein; this translates as MVRAEEPAEGAGGSAASWTGRRVVLRAVSGQRRLITGASVLAASHQACEALVPVVIGVLIDEAVSTGSVAALVRWLVILAVLFTVLSYSYRFAARGAERASEQAAHRLRIELGERVLDPQGGAEAGRLPGALVNIATEDAKRVGRVNGAVPFGVAGVAGLLVSAVALLVISTPLGLLVLLGTPPLLWLAHVIGRPLERRSGVEQERAAHASGTAADLVSGLRVLKGIGAENAAVTRYREASRNSLAATLRATRAQAGHDGALFALTGGFIALVALVGGHLAIGGSISIGDLVAAVGLAQFLLGPFQIFSWVNGMLAQGRASAERVASVLAAPPAVAAGDGRLPQEVTGRLRLKGVTHGALHDVDLDIAPGRLTGVVAPDPAAAAALLECLGRDADPATGSIELDGVELSGLHPSDVRAAILVAAHDADLFEGTLWENVTAAVSGAAEEKAEDTDPSAAMSAGVGRALTAAAADEVASTLPHGVDTTITERGRSLSGGQRQRVALARALAADPPVLVVHDPTTAVDAVTESRVASEIAEVRRGRTTVLVTTSPALLAATDRVVVIDGGTVTAAGTHTELLHTDPAYRSAVLT